One segment of Fibrobacter sp. UWB10 DNA contains the following:
- a CDS encoding TolC family protein: protein MKKSLFLGIAASAAVFAAPISLSDAIAMAKANNSQIKAEKAKVDMAESGQTEARSRFMPQLSLTASVTKINDPIYIDLGEIQQAMSGLAGGLSSVGPAAVYSKAYIDAYNKAQAGYEQAYNGALANGMTEAQAKAFAQNRVGGTAQEIAQQTADKYAADSKQQLDAAKAQIDDADFRMKVQDDVFFNARLTAIWPIFTGLKIYSAYDAAKENVNAKKAAFDMAQNTILMDVATKYFTLRLAEELSVLRESTKKNLEEHLARSKKLEEGGQISKAERLRAEVALAEAENALEDSYRDQTLARLALASLLHTDTNLTAVTPVMAPEQTLAMEEFKQLAMDRHPGLRQLRTERKRSQDAVSAARADYFPTVALFAYKELYTRDLTLLEPDWAVGAKMQWDLFKGGETRSKVSNAKALDRSLASMEEQTMDNIGLLVEKRWREMEHAKSRLESLKKTRELAEEAHRSQTLAYEAGLATGLDVVDAELALSRLQVADLKAHYDAVVAWLGLLEASGEVVNAGEMLKNVKPVEETKVEEPKPAEPVVAPAAAPVADSAKVAEPVPADSANAPVPADTTAAPAN from the coding sequence ATGAAAAAGAGTTTGTTTTTGGGTATTGCAGCGAGTGCCGCCGTTTTTGCCGCGCCCATTTCGCTATCGGATGCGATTGCGATGGCAAAGGCGAACAATTCGCAGATTAAGGCTGAAAAGGCCAAAGTGGATATGGCCGAAAGTGGTCAGACCGAGGCCCGTTCCCGTTTTATGCCGCAACTTTCGCTTACGGCAAGTGTCACCAAAATCAACGACCCGATTTATATTGACTTGGGTGAAATTCAACAGGCCATGAGTGGACTTGCTGGAGGGCTTTCTTCGGTTGGTCCGGCGGCAGTTTATTCCAAGGCATACATCGATGCCTACAACAAGGCCCAGGCTGGTTATGAGCAGGCTTATAATGGTGCCTTAGCCAATGGCATGACGGAAGCCCAGGCTAAAGCGTTTGCCCAAAACCGCGTGGGTGGTACCGCACAAGAAATTGCTCAACAGACGGCTGACAAGTATGCGGCTGATAGTAAACAACAGCTGGATGCGGCAAAAGCTCAAATTGATGATGCCGATTTCCGCATGAAGGTGCAGGACGACGTTTTCTTTAATGCTCGCTTGACTGCCATTTGGCCTATTTTTACGGGCCTTAAGATTTATTCCGCTTATGATGCCGCCAAGGAAAACGTGAATGCCAAGAAGGCTGCGTTCGACATGGCGCAGAATACCATCTTGATGGATGTGGCTACCAAGTACTTTACGCTTCGCTTGGCCGAAGAGTTGTCGGTACTCCGTGAAAGCACCAAGAAGAACTTGGAAGAACATTTAGCCCGTTCCAAGAAATTGGAAGAGGGTGGCCAGATTAGCAAGGCCGAACGCCTGCGCGCCGAAGTGGCTTTAGCCGAAGCCGAGAATGCTCTTGAAGATTCTTACCGCGATCAGACTCTTGCACGCCTTGCGCTTGCAAGCCTTTTGCATACGGATACGAATTTGACTGCTGTTACGCCTGTCATGGCGCCGGAACAGACTTTGGCTATGGAAGAATTCAAGCAGCTTGCGATGGATAGACACCCGGGTCTGCGCCAGTTGCGCACCGAACGCAAGCGTAGTCAAGATGCGGTGAGCGCTGCCCGCGCCGATTATTTCCCGACGGTGGCGCTCTTTGCCTACAAGGAACTTTATACTCGCGACTTGACGCTCCTGGAACCGGATTGGGCTGTGGGTGCCAAGATGCAGTGGGACTTGTTCAAGGGTGGCGAAACGCGTTCCAAGGTGAGCAACGCCAAGGCTCTTGACCGTTCGCTTGCAAGCATGGAAGAGCAGACCATGGATAACATTGGTTTGCTTGTGGAAAAGCGTTGGCGTGAAATGGAGCATGCCAAGAGCCGCTTGGAAAGTTTGAAGAAGACCCGCGAATTGGCCGAAGAAGCGCACCGCAGCCAGACTTTGGCTTACGAAGCGGGCCTTGCCACGGGCTTGGATGTAGTGGATGCAGAACTTGCGCTTTCGCGCTTGCAGGTGGCTGACTTGAAGGCGCATTACGACGCCGTGGTTGCCTGGCTTGGACTTTTGGAGGCGAGCGGTGAAGTAGTGAATGCGGGCGAAATGCTCAAGAACGTAAAGCCGGTCGAAGAAACGAAGGTAGAAGAACCGAAGCCCGCCGAACCTGTTGTTGCTCCCGCTGCTGCACCGGTTGCCGATTCTGCGAAGGTTGCTGAGCCGGTACCTGCTGATTCAGCAAATGCGCCTGTTCCGGCTGATACAACTGCTGCCCCCGCAAACTGA
- a CDS encoding lamin tail domain-containing protein: MDIKKILLAGSAVTAMVLATSCSSDKSSEPDPSDPTLSSSSENGTIPGSSGDVPVTGSSSSDGNSTPVPGVSSSSVADESVTQMAITEIMYNADDGSALEWVEVTIQSGPDIASMLASGMRLDGALSFTFPNEPLKKGEYIVVTNDKALFMQTYPDFQGKLYGPWDNDPKTGAVAKLSNEGDVIDVKLTGEGDVSCSYSMEPPWPSLANGKGRTLVYKGGNAAQATSWGASKIMNGNPGVGNDEWLTTSNIRLNEIMPTGTGTDAWVELYNAGAEAVDVTGWIFESKIRKEKLTIKAGTVPAKGYLVLNATTDFVNSDGEPTELIVSDIGGSYYLYGATEGDESSLLLPSSKLSSGVVDLSDGSTAQGALVTATPGEPNSTLYIGSLVITEINYHPNEDDLNDAEFLELKNVSEVAITPYEKLTSGNRGWKIEGINFEFSATDVIPAGGLVVLFPDSLKAAYGEEGMRKRYAIDASVLISFYSGKLSNRGEMIAVKKPYFFQNDVSNPLNSQWYYDWSDATLYSDNWSGNGIDYKRADGYGYSLQRKDFTTMGYEAAAWTVDKPTPGK; the protein is encoded by the coding sequence ATGGATATCAAAAAAATTCTTTTGGCAGGTTCGGCTGTGACCGCAATGGTCCTGGCCACCTCTTGCTCCAGTGACAAATCTTCAGAGCCTGATCCTAGCGATCCGACGCTTTCGTCGTCCTCGGAAAATGGCACGATTCCGGGTTCGTCTGGAGATGTTCCTGTTACCGGTTCTTCGAGCAGTGACGGTAATTCTACACCGGTTCCTGGGGTTTCCTCTTCGTCTGTTGCAGATGAATCTGTGACCCAGATGGCGATTACCGAAATCATGTACAATGCAGACGATGGTTCTGCCTTGGAATGGGTCGAAGTGACTATCCAGAGTGGTCCGGATATCGCCAGCATGCTTGCTTCGGGTATGCGTTTGGATGGTGCTCTTTCCTTTACGTTCCCGAATGAGCCCCTTAAGAAGGGTGAATACATTGTCGTGACCAACGACAAGGCTTTGTTCATGCAGACTTATCCCGATTTCCAGGGTAAACTCTATGGCCCGTGGGATAATGATCCGAAGACGGGAGCAGTTGCAAAACTTTCGAACGAAGGTGATGTGATTGACGTGAAGTTGACGGGTGAAGGTGACGTGAGCTGCTCTTACAGTATGGAACCGCCTTGGCCGTCTCTGGCTAATGGTAAGGGCCGTACGCTCGTGTACAAGGGCGGAAACGCTGCCCAGGCTACCTCTTGGGGTGCAAGCAAGATTATGAACGGTAATCCGGGTGTGGGCAACGACGAATGGCTCACGACTTCGAATATTCGTTTGAACGAAATCATGCCGACGGGTACGGGCACCGATGCGTGGGTGGAACTCTATAACGCAGGTGCTGAAGCTGTCGATGTGACCGGTTGGATTTTTGAATCCAAGATTCGTAAGGAAAAGCTCACGATTAAGGCCGGTACGGTTCCTGCAAAGGGTTACCTTGTCTTGAATGCAACGACTGACTTCGTGAATTCCGATGGCGAACCGACGGAACTGATTGTGAGCGATATCGGTGGTTCTTACTACCTGTATGGTGCTACCGAAGGTGATGAATCCAGCTTGCTCTTGCCGTCTAGTAAGCTTTCGAGCGGTGTCGTTGATTTGAGCGATGGCTCTACGGCTCAGGGCGCTTTGGTTACAGCTACTCCGGGTGAACCGAACTCTACGCTCTATATTGGTTCTTTGGTGATTACCGAAATCAATTACCACCCGAATGAAGATGACCTTAACGATGCCGAATTCTTGGAACTCAAGAACGTTTCTGAAGTGGCCATTACTCCGTATGAAAAATTGACGAGCGGAAATAGAGGCTGGAAGATTGAAGGTATCAACTTTGAATTTTCTGCGACTGATGTGATTCCGGCGGGTGGACTCGTTGTCTTGTTCCCGGATTCCCTGAAGGCTGCTTATGGTGAAGAAGGCATGAGAAAGCGTTATGCAATCGATGCATCCGTGTTGATCAGCTTCTACAGTGGTAAGCTTTCTAACCGCGGTGAAATGATTGCTGTCAAGAAGCCCTATTTCTTCCAGAATGACGTAAGCAATCCGCTTAATAGCCAGTGGTACTACGATTGGTCCGATGCAACGCTCTATAGCGATAACTGGAGCGGCAACGGTATTGATTACAAGCGCGCGGACGGCTACGGCTATAGCTTGCAGCGTAAGGACTTTACCACGATGGGTTATGAGGCTGCAGCTTGGACTGTTGACAAGCCGACTCCGGGTAAATAA
- a CDS encoding ABC transporter permease — translation MIDLFKRLFKVAFAEWKLFYTDPAAVLLLVVAGVLYAFYYPTPYMKQTATDVPVAVVDLDHTVMSRELTQMSAAAQQIDVRYVFSDIREAEQAMAEEKIYGFMVIPKDMEKTLRNGGKTNVNVFTHGAYVMLHGNIGTAFTTCALTVGATTKVKRIALGKKVPAAKAIAMRDPIPISVQTMYNNTGSYSNYVVPSVLVLILQQTLVIGICILGGARAHRKFRKLQRDSSVENELMPYRYFGRSLAYFLHYCSFILFYHFVVYNVFDFPRRGEILPMVAFAIVFLFSVINFGMVLSQVFLRRETSMQLFLYMSIPILFLSNFSWPTELIPAWMKGFSCLLPSTFAIPAWLAIEQRGADIYDAASLLLPLALQAVFYLLLGLVLTNLRDGSKLKTGDM, via the coding sequence ATGATTGACCTCTTTAAGCGACTTTTCAAGGTGGCGTTTGCGGAATGGAAGCTCTTTTACACTGACCCTGCTGCGGTGTTGTTGCTGGTTGTGGCGGGCGTGCTTTACGCCTTCTATTACCCGACGCCTTACATGAAACAGACGGCTACAGATGTGCCTGTGGCTGTGGTGGATCTTGACCATACGGTCATGTCGCGCGAACTTACGCAGATGTCGGCGGCAGCCCAGCAAATCGATGTGCGCTACGTGTTTTCGGATATCCGCGAAGCGGAGCAGGCCATGGCCGAAGAAAAAATATATGGCTTCATGGTGATTCCCAAAGACATGGAGAAAACGCTCCGTAACGGAGGCAAGACGAACGTGAACGTGTTCACGCACGGCGCTTACGTGATGCTCCACGGTAACATCGGAACGGCTTTTACCACTTGTGCGCTCACGGTGGGCGCGACTACAAAAGTCAAGCGGATTGCTTTAGGCAAAAAGGTGCCGGCCGCAAAGGCTATTGCCATGCGCGACCCGATTCCCATCAGTGTGCAGACTATGTACAACAACACGGGTAGCTATTCGAATTACGTGGTGCCGAGCGTACTGGTGCTGATTTTGCAGCAGACGCTGGTGATTGGCATTTGCATTCTGGGTGGCGCCCGCGCTCACCGCAAGTTCCGCAAGTTGCAGCGTGACAGCTCCGTCGAAAACGAACTGATGCCTTACCGCTACTTTGGCCGCTCGCTTGCGTACTTCTTGCATTACTGCAGCTTTATCCTGTTCTACCACTTTGTCGTCTACAACGTATTCGATTTTCCGCGTCGCGGCGAAATTTTGCCGATGGTGGCTTTTGCAATCGTGTTCCTGTTTTCGGTCATCAATTTCGGGATGGTACTTTCGCAAGTGTTCCTGCGTCGCGAAACGAGCATGCAATTGTTCCTGTACATGAGCATTCCGATTCTGTTCCTTTCGAACTTTAGCTGGCCTACCGAACTGATTCCGGCGTGGATGAAGGGCTTCTCTTGCTTGTTGCCTTCGACATTTGCCATTCCGGCATGGCTTGCGATTGAACAGCGTGGCGCCGACATTTACGATGCGGCATCGCTGTTGCTACCGCTTGCTTTACAGGCGGTGTTCTACCTGTTGCTCGGGCTAGTGCTTACAAACCTCCGTGACGGTAGCAAACTGAAGACAGGCGATATGTAG
- the glmS gene encoding glutamine--fructose-6-phosphate transaminase (isomerizing): MCGIVGYIGQNEALPILVGGLKKLEYRGYDSSGVALIEDGKIETVRASGKIAALEDKLKTKPLHGHIGIAHTRWATHGAPTEQNAHPHQSFDGKISIVHNGIIENYAILKKKLQSEGIEFKSETDTEVVAHLIARYYKGNLKEAVLKAISKIEGTFGLAVICKDEPGTMIGARRGSPLILGIGQNEFYLASDVSAIIMHTQKVVYLDDNDIVEIKEDGYNLLNTNSQPVQHEVQDVEFDADAIAKGGFAHFMLKEIFEQPEVLRNTMRGRLLYAEGNAKLAGLDTNIRELRNINRIIITACGTSYYAGMVGEYMIEDLAGVPVEVEYASEFRYRNPIIKPGTLVLAISQSGETADTLAALKEAQQKGATALAICNGVGSTIARTSDGGVYLHAGPEIGVASTKAFTSQVTVLAMIALLLGRQRRLSFESGADIVKAMQELPELVDQTLKLSDQIAGIANKYVKANNFLYLGRHFNYPVAMEGALKLKEISYIHAEGYPAAEMKHGPIALIDENMPVVVIAPKDALFDKVISNVREIKARGGKVIAISTADCHPLDEIADHLITVPKTIPMLMPIVTCVPLQLLAYHIAVLRGNDVDQPRNLAKSVTVE, translated from the coding sequence ATGTGCGGAATTGTCGGATACATCGGACAAAACGAAGCTTTGCCTATCTTGGTCGGCGGTCTTAAAAAGTTGGAATACCGCGGCTACGACAGCTCGGGCGTTGCCCTGATTGAAGACGGGAAAATTGAAACCGTTCGCGCCTCCGGCAAGATTGCAGCCCTTGAAGACAAGCTCAAGACAAAGCCTCTCCACGGCCACATAGGCATTGCCCACACCCGTTGGGCCACCCACGGTGCTCCGACCGAACAGAACGCACACCCTCACCAGAGCTTTGACGGCAAGATTTCGATTGTCCACAACGGCATTATCGAAAACTACGCCATTTTAAAAAAGAAGTTGCAGTCCGAAGGCATCGAATTCAAGTCCGAAACCGACACCGAAGTCGTCGCCCACCTGATTGCCCGCTACTACAAGGGCAACCTCAAGGAAGCCGTCCTCAAGGCCATTTCCAAGATCGAAGGAACTTTTGGCCTTGCCGTCATTTGCAAGGACGAACCCGGCACCATGATCGGTGCCCGCCGCGGCTCTCCGCTCATTCTGGGTATCGGCCAGAACGAATTCTACCTGGCATCCGACGTTTCTGCCATCATCATGCACACGCAGAAGGTCGTTTACCTCGACGATAACGATATCGTCGAAATCAAGGAAGACGGCTACAACCTGTTGAATACGAACAGCCAGCCGGTGCAGCACGAAGTACAGGACGTGGAATTCGACGCCGACGCCATTGCGAAGGGCGGCTTTGCCCACTTCATGCTCAAGGAAATTTTTGAACAGCCCGAAGTGCTCCGCAACACCATGCGCGGCCGTCTGCTGTACGCCGAAGGCAACGCCAAGCTTGCAGGTCTCGACACCAACATCAGAGAACTCCGCAACATCAACCGTATCATCATTACCGCCTGCGGCACAAGCTACTATGCCGGTATGGTCGGCGAATACATGATCGAAGACTTGGCCGGCGTCCCGGTCGAAGTGGAATACGCCTCGGAATTCCGTTACCGCAACCCGATTATCAAGCCGGGCACGCTCGTGCTCGCCATTAGCCAGTCCGGTGAGACCGCCGACACGCTTGCCGCCCTTAAAGAAGCCCAGCAGAAGGGTGCCACCGCTCTTGCCATTTGTAACGGCGTGGGTTCTACCATCGCCCGCACCAGCGACGGCGGCGTTTACCTGCACGCAGGTCCCGAAATCGGTGTGGCATCGACCAAGGCGTTCACGAGCCAGGTGACTGTGCTTGCCATGATTGCCCTTTTGCTTGGCCGCCAGCGTCGCCTTTCGTTCGAAAGCGGTGCCGACATCGTGAAGGCCATGCAGGAGCTCCCCGAACTCGTGGATCAGACCCTCAAGCTTTCCGACCAGATTGCAGGTATTGCCAACAAGTACGTGAAGGCGAACAACTTCTTGTACCTGGGTCGTCACTTCAACTACCCGGTGGCCATGGAAGGCGCACTCAAGCTCAAGGAAATCAGCTACATTCACGCCGAAGGCTACCCCGCTGCCGAAATGAAGCATGGGCCCATCGCCTTGATTGACGAAAACATGCCGGTCGTGGTGATTGCCCCGAAGGACGCCCTGTTCGACAAGGTGATCAGCAACGTACGCGAAATCAAGGCCCGTGGCGGCAAGGTGATTGCCATCTCGACCGCAGATTGCCACCCGCTCGACGAAATTGCAGACCACCTGATTACAGTCCCGAAGACTATCCCGATGCTCATGCCGATTGTGACCTGCGTGCCTTTGCAGCTACTCGCCTACCACATCGCCGTGCTCCGCGGAAACGATGTGGACCAGCCGCGCAACCTCGCCAAGAGCGTGACCGTGGAATAA
- a CDS encoding segregation/condensation protein A gives MTEVEEQEEYEVRIGAFNGPMDLLVYLVQKKEVPLEQISIAEIADQFLKWVNEYEGTDLSKAGDFLYMASRLMALKVQELLPAEQRDPEMEAEYNEDREQLMKEMLEYQRFKQVASGLQEMESENFGTYSRGRLEKTQTDEETLADANIWQLFRAYQKSLKTKISETIHHIELDYVTIQDRQQAINNYLAVNGRALFEDLLDNDSHPIVAAVTFMAMLEMIKTDEIVFRQSELFGPIWIYRKKNNADYAEEMAHETVFFSKDPDVKPGLVEAIRNQAIARSKEQTVGDLAAVMREAVLWTERGRNVSEDDLNAMLEGREDLSEVQENPFAEMMKEDEATENAQAPTEGAPASTEIASTAETSTPVEASAPAETAAPTTETVAEETSAPVEETPVEENEEWIASLSTTPRDDVSEEPVDVSVAPVDETTAEEPQPSDNMTDEEFEAFMKKAQAFYDTQASENSDNSDDDDEFPSIEVHSND, from the coding sequence ATGACCGAAGTCGAAGAACAGGAAGAATACGAAGTACGCATCGGGGCGTTCAATGGCCCGATGGACTTGCTCGTGTACCTTGTTCAGAAGAAGGAAGTTCCGCTCGAACAGATTTCGATTGCCGAAATTGCGGACCAGTTCTTAAAGTGGGTGAACGAGTACGAGGGTACCGACTTGTCGAAGGCGGGCGACTTCTTGTACATGGCAAGCCGCTTGATGGCTTTAAAGGTGCAGGAACTTTTGCCGGCCGAGCAGCGCGACCCCGAGATGGAAGCGGAATACAACGAAGACCGCGAACAGCTCATGAAGGAAATGCTGGAATACCAGCGCTTTAAGCAAGTCGCGAGCGGGCTGCAAGAAATGGAAAGCGAGAACTTCGGTACGTATTCCCGCGGGCGCCTGGAAAAGACGCAGACCGACGAAGAGACTTTGGCCGACGCAAACATTTGGCAGCTGTTCCGCGCCTACCAGAAGAGTTTGAAGACCAAGATTTCGGAAACGATTCACCACATCGAACTCGACTACGTGACCATTCAGGACCGTCAGCAGGCGATCAACAATTATCTTGCGGTGAATGGCCGCGCCCTGTTCGAAGACTTGCTCGACAACGATTCACACCCGATTGTGGCAGCGGTGACCTTCATGGCCATGCTCGAAATGATCAAGACGGACGAAATCGTATTCCGCCAGAGCGAACTGTTTGGACCGATTTGGATTTACCGCAAGAAGAACAACGCCGACTACGCCGAAGAAATGGCGCACGAGACCGTGTTCTTCAGCAAGGATCCGGACGTGAAGCCGGGCCTTGTGGAAGCGATTCGCAACCAGGCGATTGCTCGTTCCAAGGAACAGACCGTGGGCGACTTGGCCGCAGTGATGCGCGAAGCCGTGCTGTGGACGGAACGCGGACGGAACGTGAGCGAAGACGATTTGAACGCCATGCTCGAAGGTCGCGAAGACTTGAGCGAAGTGCAAGAAAACCCGTTCGCCGAGATGATGAAGGAAGACGAGGCGACAGAGAATGCCCAGGCTCCGACTGAAGGTGCTCCGGCTAGTACTGAAATAGCTTCGACTGCTGAAACAAGTACGCCGGTAGAAGCTAGCGCGCCCGCAGAAACTGCCGCGCCGACAACTGAAACGGTTGCGGAAGAAACAAGCGCACCCGTCGAAGAAACTCCGGTGGAAGAAAATGAGGAATGGATCGCTTCGTTGTCTACGACTCCTCGCGATGACGTGAGCGAAGAACCTGTCGATGTCTCGGTCGCACCAGTTGATGAAACTACGGCTGAAGAGCCGCAGCCGTCTGACAACATGACGGACGAAGAATTCGAAGCGTTCATGAAAAAAGCCCAGGCGTTCTACGACACCCAGGCTTCTGAAAATTCAGACAATTCTGACGACGATGACGAATTTCCGTCAATCGAAGTCCACTCAAACGATTAA
- a CDS encoding HlyD family secretion protein, whose amino-acid sequence MNVLKVIGKTLVVLALIALIVLGIITLQKFATEPRDAYLQGQMEARRVLVAGKVPGRVEQLFFREGDMVEKNAIVAIISSPEIEAKKMQAQGALGAARAQANKAKNGARSEDITALKAMASRAQDAANLAKNTYDRVQKLYNEGVLPLQKRDEAETQMKASQSAADAAKAQYEQALAGARSEDKAAANALVMQAKGANAEVDAYLEETKIRAPIAGEVSVKLVEEGEVVGSGMPVVAITDLDDSWAVFHLREDLLKNVSKGKTFSMFIPALDRNVEMEVSYIASVGDYATWRSSKESGGFDLKSFEVRLRPKAKIENLRPGMSVLFPVEQIQ is encoded by the coding sequence ATGAACGTCTTGAAAGTGATTGGAAAAACTTTGGTCGTCTTGGCGTTGATTGCCTTGATCGTTCTTGGAATTATCACGTTGCAGAAATTTGCGACGGAACCCCGCGATGCTTATTTGCAGGGGCAGATGGAAGCTCGCCGCGTGTTGGTGGCGGGTAAAGTTCCCGGTCGCGTGGAACAGCTGTTCTTCCGCGAAGGCGACATGGTCGAAAAGAATGCTATCGTGGCAATCATCAGCAGCCCTGAAATTGAAGCCAAAAAGATGCAGGCGCAGGGCGCTTTAGGTGCTGCCCGCGCCCAGGCGAATAAGGCTAAAAACGGCGCCCGCTCCGAAGACATCACGGCCCTCAAGGCGATGGCCTCGCGCGCGCAGGATGCTGCGAACCTTGCGAAGAATACTTACGACCGCGTGCAGAAACTTTATAACGAAGGCGTGCTTCCGCTCCAGAAACGCGACGAAGCCGAAACCCAGATGAAAGCCTCTCAGTCCGCTGCCGACGCCGCCAAGGCCCAGTATGAACAGGCTCTCGCCGGCGCCCGCAGCGAAGACAAGGCTGCCGCAAACGCACTCGTGATGCAAGCGAAGGGCGCCAACGCCGAGGTCGACGCCTACCTCGAAGAAACCAAAATCCGCGCCCCCATCGCAGGCGAAGTCTCCGTGAAGTTGGTCGAAGAGGGCGAAGTCGTGGGCTCTGGCATGCCGGTAGTCGCTATTACTGACCTCGACGATTCCTGGGCAGTATTCCACTTGCGCGAAGACTTGCTCAAGAACGTGTCCAAGGGCAAGACCTTCAGCATGTTCATTCCGGCACTCGACAGGAACGTGGAAATGGAAGTCAGCTACATTGCGTCTGTAGGCGATTACGCCACCTGGCGTAGCTCCAAGGAAAGCGGCGGCTTTGATCTCAAGAGCTTTGAAGTGCGCCTGCGCCCGAAGGCTAAAATCGAAAACCTGCGCCCTGGCATGAGCGTGCTTTTCCCGGTGGAACAGATTCAGTAA
- a CDS encoding ABC transporter permease — protein MFLDVLRAIRKIYISHNIVLWLVLLILPVVTSVFMVNFFSAEIIQHVPIGLLKQDRSQLADKVEMALRADPVLEVAMECDDRSECEHAVIRGDLQAFIVLPYDMERRALRLETPVIPVYSSGQNYLTNTFAVKEIRSVISAIGADLFTKQMDDPIHVELKSVSNNSGNYQGFLGLGLVTAIFHLAGILAAVYLFSFPFRDHRVREFLKASGGSRVVLGAATVLPLVVIQWLSMVAVYAYARRALTPMTFDEFVVVSAGQLAMILACSGAGAAFVGITGNMRMSSSVAGVIAGPAFAFAGQTFPVMAMPLVVRGFAFLLPLTHVLKVQSAMLLGSVGKAHAWESIVVLLFMALFWHLLASKLLMLRWKVAEEKEADWEAREKLHLKDKLKNVADAVYSDLSIRKAVAFEIAKRKLHKGGKND, from the coding sequence GTGTTCCTTGATGTTTTAAGGGCGATTCGCAAAATCTACATCAGTCACAATATCGTGTTGTGGTTGGTGCTCTTGATTTTGCCGGTGGTGACATCGGTCTTTATGGTGAATTTCTTTTCGGCCGAAATCATTCAGCATGTGCCGATTGGCCTTTTAAAGCAAGACCGCTCGCAGCTGGCCGATAAAGTTGAAATGGCCTTGCGGGCAGACCCCGTGCTCGAAGTTGCCATGGAATGCGATGACCGCAGCGAATGCGAACATGCGGTGATTCGCGGTGACTTGCAGGCGTTTATCGTGCTCCCGTACGATATGGAACGCCGGGCGCTCCGGCTTGAAACGCCTGTGATCCCGGTGTATTCGAGCGGCCAGAATTACCTCACGAATACCTTTGCGGTCAAGGAAATCCGCTCGGTGATTTCGGCAATCGGTGCTGACCTGTTTACCAAGCAGATGGACGACCCGATTCACGTTGAACTCAAGTCGGTCAGCAACAACAGCGGTAACTACCAGGGCTTTTTAGGGCTTGGGCTGGTGACGGCGATTTTCCATCTGGCAGGAATTTTAGCGGCGGTGTACCTGTTCAGTTTCCCGTTCCGCGATCACCGAGTCCGCGAATTCTTAAAGGCGTCGGGCGGCTCGCGTGTGGTGCTTGGCGCTGCGACGGTTTTGCCGCTGGTCGTGATTCAGTGGCTGTCGATGGTGGCGGTGTATGCGTATGCTAGGCGTGCACTGACCCCGATGACGTTCGATGAATTTGTGGTGGTGTCTGCCGGGCAGCTGGCGATGATCCTCGCCTGTTCTGGCGCGGGGGCCGCCTTTGTGGGCATCACGGGTAACATGCGTATGTCTTCGAGCGTGGCGGGCGTTATCGCCGGCCCCGCGTTTGCGTTTGCGGGCCAGACTTTTCCGGTGATGGCGATGCCGTTGGTGGTGCGCGGCTTTGCATTCCTGCTTCCGCTTACACATGTTCTTAAGGTTCAGTCCGCGATGCTCTTGGGTTCAGTCGGCAAGGCTCACGCCTGGGAATCTATTGTGGTGCTTTTGTTCATGGCGCTGTTCTGGCATTTGCTTGCGTCCAAGCTTTTGATGTTGCGCTGGAAAGTCGCCGAAGAAAAAGAGGCTGACTGGGAAGCCCGCGAAAAATTGCACCTTAAGGATAAGTTGAAGAATGTTGCTGACGCAGTCTATTCGGACTTAAGCATTCGCAAGGCGGTCGCATTTGAAATTGCCAAAAGAAAATTGCATAAAGGAGGCAAAAATGATTGA
- a CDS encoding zinc metallopeptidase: MTILLVTLALSGSVSWMVKSRFNAGQKVGISSGLTGADVAKAILMDAGITDVKVLQHHGFLSDHYNPLNKTLNLSPEVYNGRNASAAGVAAHEVGHAIQHAQGYFPLWLRSFIVPAANLGSNLGPWLVILGIILMSAGRALGYSLAVAGVVLFGIATLFTLVTVPVEFDASSRAKKVLARLDIVAQGREYNTVSGVLFAAGLTYVAAAIGSIMQLLYWAYRAGLIGGRRD, encoded by the coding sequence ATGACGATTCTCCTGGTCACACTTGCCCTTTCGGGTAGCGTTTCCTGGATGGTCAAGTCCCGTTTTAACGCTGGCCAGAAGGTCGGCATTTCGAGCGGCCTTACCGGTGCCGATGTCGCGAAGGCAATCCTCATGGATGCGGGCATTACCGACGTGAAGGTTTTGCAGCATCACGGGTTCTTGTCGGACCATTACAATCCACTGAACAAGACTCTGAACTTGTCGCCTGAAGTCTATAACGGTCGCAATGCGTCTGCCGCGGGCGTTGCCGCTCACGAAGTGGGCCACGCCATTCAGCATGCGCAGGGATATTTCCCGCTGTGGCTGCGTTCCTTTATTGTGCCTGCTGCAAACCTCGGCTCTAATCTCGGTCCGTGGCTTGTGATTCTCGGCATCATCCTGATGAGTGCGGGCCGTGCACTCGGCTACTCGCTCGCCGTGGCGGGGGTGGTTCTGTTCGGTATCGCGACGCTCTTTACGCTTGTGACCGTGCCGGTGGAATTCGACGCTTCTTCCCGCGCCAAGAAGGTGCTTGCTCGCCTCGACATCGTGGCACAGGGCCGCGAATACAATACGGTTTCGGGAGTGTTGTTTGCCGCAGGGCTTACCTACGTGGCAGCCGCCATCGGTTCCATTATGCAGTTGCTTTATTGGGCGTACCGAGCCGGACTTATCGGCGGTCGGCGAGATTAA